Genomic window (Festucalex cinctus isolate MCC-2025b chromosome 7, RoL_Fcin_1.0, whole genome shotgun sequence):
ataattgtaTTTTGATGTGTTGTGACAAAACATCTCATCATTTTGACTTCCAGTGCTTACACAATGCCAAAGGGACGATGCATCGCGTGGCCACTGATTACTTGTATGGCATAGAAATTTGATTTTGACACGAAGGTGAGCTGTTTTGAAGAGATATGAGCGTGTGAAAAATCATCCAAGTTCTTTTTGACAGAAGCACTAAGTGAATACAGATGACCCAAAGCAATTGAGAAGGATCATTGCAGTTGTGACAGTACCAACTCTTTATTTGGGAAAGGAACTTGGAGTGACGCATGTGTGACCAGTTTTGGGGTAGATATGTGCTTTTGCAAATGAACTGATAGGTTGTGCACAAATGTAAGTCTGTTTGACCAAATGAGCTTGCAGTTACGAAAATGTCATTTCACTTTCAAGAAATGTGCCAAACATATGGAGAAAAATTGTAACGTCATTGCACACGTCATATTTGTACATGTATTCAGTGCCAACTCTGCATAAGAGACCGCACCCCACGTGTTgtctcttgttttcatttttccaaaATGTATATTATGTGATACTTTTGCAATGGGACATTACATAGCATTTTTGTTTGCAATTCAACATATGTGGTTGGGTGGTCTCCTAACCCCAAGATTGTAAGTTAAAGATGACATTATATGGCACTGGTAAGATTAGTCTAACTTAGACTATTGTATATGATAAGAGGAGATGGTGAGGTAAGTCCGCTATAAGTTGGTTGTTTATCAATATGAGCaatgaaaaaatgaaagtcAAACAAGGACTCGTGTCGATTTGTGACAGTTATAAGAAACAGACAGcattaaaatgtttgaaaagatcagtctttatttattttaattaataaattccAAGGTTGTACTGAAAATGCTTGAAAAGTATCACTGACAGAAATACAGAACAAACACATGGAAGACTTCCTCAGTAAAGCGCTAATCTTCTTCGGCGCCCTCTCCCTTACCACCCCGTTTGGCGCCCCGGCCTCCCTTGCCACCGCGGTTATATTTTTTGCGGTAGTAAGCTTTTATCAGTATCGAAATTAATCTGGAGTACTCCTGGATGTTGATTTcttcatctttgtttttgtccaaCCTGTCAAAGGCCTCAGTGAGATCTCCCTTCAAAAGTTTCCCCTGCAAAAGAAATTGAAATTTCAAGCGACTACTGCACTGACGCAACATGGGACCATATcctgagcactttttttttttttaaagtaccttATAATTAGAGGCAGTGACCTCTTTTTCCATCATTCCTTTAAACTCCTTCGCGTTCAAACAGTCGCTGTCCTCGCCACAGTTCTTCACAAAGATCTCCACGCATTGTTCGATGACCTGGTCCAGCTCACCCATGGCTACTCGGGAAGACTAAAATGTCTGTTCCTGTTGCACAGAAACAGGTCAgacagctagctagatagctagcaagctagctagctagctagatagctagcaagctagatagctagctagctagatagatagatacctaGACAGAcagctagatagatagctagcaagcaagctagatagatagctagctagcaaccaagctagctagatagatagatagcaagctagctagctagctagatagctagacagacagacacagagACATACAGATAAATAGAAACTCACGGTATGTACAGCGAAGCGGATATCCTCGTATACTGCAAACAACACAGCCTGACTCTCAAAGTCACTCTCACATGCAGACAATGACTGATACGCTGTTCACATTGCCCAGACGGGTTTTACTGGTCCTGGCGTGTCTGAGTGCTTGGTGAATGAGTCACAAAAtgtgaaagaaaacaaactgaaaaggGAGTGTCTGTGGGTTAAAAGTACTGCTAGCAAGATTTAAATGTAGCTTTATGACCCAAAGCACATCCTCACCCCCTGAGCAAAGCTATATACCCCTCTCGAACAATTTTCAAGGTCTCAGGCTATTCATAATGGCATGTGACTATAAAAGTGTGTGGTTGTGATAAATACTCACAGAGAATGCATACTCTACATTGACCAATACTacaacaagggtcgcggggggcaaTACTACAACATGAGTAGGCATAggctaattactttttttttttgtggatttggaatgACAAGCAGGACAAACATATCTCagtagtatttaaaaaatgtagtgagttgatttttgttttgggaaTCACAAAAGGAGTTCTTGCATTTAATAATGGTTTAGTCAATAATTTGGTGCGGTCCTTGAATGCTGATTTGGCACaggaataataatagtaataattaaaaaaaaatcacagttgtCTGtattgcttattattattattattattattaacatccaTTGagcatgaaacacacacacacacacacacacacacacatatatatatatatatatatatatatatatatatatatatatatatatatatatatatatatatatatatatatatatatatattgccagttttaattacaaaaacagaattatgcacgtattttgtccatattataaacattcaaatgacattttgttacgcacatCATTTCGGTTACCCATCCCTGTATTATGCTGCCATCCAGTGTTTAGTTTTTGCTTCCCAGCCCAGTCAAAGCTGGGGCAAAAACCCCcacaaaaaaccccaaacaaaaacaaaaccgtaTTGGATTACTGGAACATGTTAGCTTGTTAACATTAGAGCAATTCTTTAATAATAGTACCTGGCAACAGCACATGCACAAAACTTTTATTGACCTGCTTTTGCACAGGTTTCCAAATTGCTATTTGTGTCATATGTTTGCATAATAACTGCTTGCATGTTAGCATTTCAGTTATTAGAAATATGACGACACTATATAGAAAGATGTAAACTACATATCCACttcacacttttatttattaattataggTTAGCAcaagtctcaaactccagtcctcgagggccgtagtcctcaaacacacctgattcatcagcacgacctgcaggaacctgataatgatcctcatatGAGCTGTGTTTGAGAGAatcctctaaaacatgcaggactgtggccctcgaggactggagtttgagatcTGTGGGCTAAAGTTTCTCCTATCATGTATATGCTAGCATTCAACTTGTGTAGTTATGTTCTTTCCTTTAGTTGGGATTTGACAGTCTTCTGGTGTGGACT
Coding sequences:
- the LOC144022671 gene encoding protein S100-A6-like, translating into MGELDQVIEQCVEIFVKNCGEDSDCLNAKEFKGMMEKEVTASNYKGKLLKGDLTEAFDRLDKNKDEEINIQEYSRLISILIKAYYRKKYNRGGKGGRGAKRGGKGEGAEED